A genomic window from Litoreibacter janthinus includes:
- a CDS encoding alpha/beta hydrolase, translating to MPEVIFPGPEGRLEGRYHPHKGMRDAPIAIILHPHPQFGGTMNNRVVYNLHYTFHNMGFNVLRFNFRGVGRSQGEYDQGIGELSDAASALDYLQSMNQNAKHCWVAGFSFGAWIGMQLLMRRPEITGFISVSPPANMYDFSFLAPCPSSGLVINGSGDRVAPPQDTVNLVNKLHEQKGITITHQEVDGAGHFFENDHMDTLTGSVEGYVQRRLTENTR from the coding sequence ATGCCCGAAGTGATTTTCCCCGGACCGGAAGGCCGCCTAGAAGGCCGCTACCATCCCCACAAAGGCATGCGCGACGCCCCGATCGCTATCATCCTGCACCCGCATCCGCAGTTCGGCGGCACGATGAACAACCGGGTCGTCTATAATTTGCACTACACGTTCCACAATATGGGCTTCAACGTGCTGCGGTTTAACTTCCGTGGCGTCGGCCGGTCGCAAGGTGAATACGATCAAGGGATCGGGGAGCTGTCCGACGCGGCTTCCGCGCTCGACTACCTGCAATCGATGAACCAGAATGCCAAACATTGCTGGGTTGCTGGCTTTAGCTTTGGGGCATGGATCGGGATGCAGTTGCTGATGCGCCGCCCCGAGATTACCGGCTTTATCTCCGTATCACCTCCGGCGAACATGTATGACTTCTCTTTCCTCGCGCCGTGCCCGTCCTCGGGTCTGGTGATCAACGGCTCTGGCGACCGCGTCGCGCCGCCACAGGATACGGTCAATCTGGTGAACAAGCTGCATGAGCAAAAAGGCATCACCATCACCCACCAAGAAGTAGATGGCGCAGGCCACTTCTTCGAGAACGACCACATGGACACGCTAACGGGCTCCGTCGAGGGATATGTCCAACGTCGTCTGACCGAGAACACACGCTAA
- the sufC gene encoding Fe-S cluster assembly ATPase SufC, producing the protein MLEIKNLHVQLEEEDKQILKGVNLTVGAGEVHAIMGPNGSGKSTLSYVLSGKDGYEVTDGSATLDGADILDMDPEERAAAGLFLAFQYPVEIPGVGNMTFLRTAVNSQRKARGEEEMSAGDFLKFVREKAKSLKIDAEMLKRPVNVGFSGGEKKRNEILQMAMLEPKMCILDETDSGLDVDAMKLVSEGVNALRSEGRSFLVITHYQRLLDHIKPDVVHIMADGRIIKTGGPELALEVENNGYADLLAEVA; encoded by the coding sequence ATGTTGGAAATCAAAAACCTGCACGTGCAACTTGAAGAAGAGGATAAGCAAATCCTCAAAGGCGTCAACCTGACAGTTGGCGCTGGTGAAGTGCACGCTATCATGGGGCCAAACGGGTCCGGCAAATCGACCCTCTCTTACGTTCTGTCGGGCAAAGACGGCTACGAAGTGACGGACGGCTCCGCCACGCTGGATGGCGCTGACATTCTGGATATGGACCCAGAAGAACGCGCCGCTGCTGGCCTGTTCCTCGCATTCCAGTATCCGGTCGAAATTCCTGGCGTCGGTAACATGACGTTCCTGCGAACCGCAGTGAATTCGCAGCGCAAAGCGCGCGGCGAAGAAGAAATGTCTGCTGGCGACTTCCTGAAATTCGTGCGTGAGAAGGCCAAGAGCCTGAAAATTGACGCCGAGATGCTCAAGCGTCCGGTCAATGTCGGTTTCTCCGGCGGCGAGAAAAAGCGTAACGAGATCCTGCAGATGGCGATGCTTGAGCCGAAAATGTGCATCCTTGACGAAACAGACTCCGGCCTGGACGTGGATGCCATGAAACTGGTGTCCGAGGGCGTAAACGCTTTGCGTTCTGAAGGGCGGTCTTTCCTTGTGATCACGCACTACCAACGCCTTCTGGACCACATCAAACCCGACGTGGTTCACATCATGGCAGACGGTCGCATCATCAAGACCGGCGGGCCGGAATTGGCTCTGGAAGTTGAAAACAACGGCTATGCTGACCTGCTGGCTGAGGTGGCCTGA
- a CDS encoding SDR family NAD(P)-dependent oxidoreductase: MMHHKTVLITGAGSGIGRALAITAAAKGFRLILAGRTKLSLRETAQQCASGTHQIVVADVNTPNGRAALASAAGGALDILINNAGVLAVGHLRDIDDASLDQMVTTNLLAPMALTRDLLPALQASQGRIVNIGSVFGDIAYPYFASYSATKFGLRGYSDAIRRELSGTGVGVTYIAPRATRTAAETSFNALIEPLDMTLDSAESVSAQAWAAILNGKRECFPKGKERFFVKIQRLFPALVDKSVGAQARHPKTLAALARTRQT; the protein is encoded by the coding sequence ATGATGCATCACAAAACTGTTCTCATCACAGGTGCCGGATCGGGCATTGGGCGCGCCTTGGCAATAACGGCAGCCGCGAAAGGGTTCCGGTTGATCCTGGCCGGGCGGACAAAGCTGTCACTGAGGGAAACCGCACAGCAGTGCGCAAGTGGAACTCATCAAATTGTTGTAGCTGATGTGAACACTCCAAACGGTCGCGCCGCTCTTGCGAGCGCTGCTGGTGGAGCGCTTGATATCCTAATCAATAACGCCGGGGTCCTGGCCGTCGGACATCTGCGCGACATCGATGACGCATCTCTTGACCAGATGGTTACAACCAACCTTCTCGCTCCGATGGCGCTGACACGTGACTTGCTGCCCGCGCTGCAAGCCAGCCAAGGGCGCATCGTCAATATCGGTTCAGTCTTCGGGGACATTGCATACCCGTATTTCGCCAGCTACTCCGCAACAAAGTTCGGGCTTCGTGGCTATTCAGACGCGATACGCCGCGAGTTATCGGGAACAGGCGTCGGGGTGACCTACATCGCCCCACGCGCAACTCGGACTGCCGCTGAAACGAGTTTCAACGCGTTGATCGAACCGCTTGATATGACGTTGGACAGTGCGGAATCCGTTTCAGCACAGGCGTGGGCGGCAATCTTGAATGGAAAGCGTGAGTGCTTTCCCAAAGGCAAAGAGCGCTTCTTCGTCAAGATACAACGCCTTTTTCCTGCGCTCGTCGACAAATCCGTGGGCGCACAGGCGCGTCACCCAAAAACACTGGCAGCGCTTGCGCGCACGCGCCAAACCTAG
- a CDS encoding cysteine desulfurase gives MYDVQKIRADFPILARTVNGKPLVYLDNGASAQKPQVVIDAVTQAYAHEYANVHRGLHFLSNLATDKYEAVRGKIAGFLSAGSEDEIIFNSGTTEGINMVAYGWAEPRMEAGDEIILSVMEHHANIVPWHFLRERQGVKLVWVDVDANGDLDPQKVIDAITPRTKLIAVTHMSNVLGTVVDVKSICDAARARGVPVLVDGSQAAVHMPVNVQEIGCDFYPVTGHKLYGPSGSGAIYVKSERMAEMRPFLGGGDMIRDVHKDDVIYNDAPMKFEAGTPGIVQMIGLGVAVDYMTGIGMENIATHERALRDYARSKLDGLNWLNVQGQSAGKGAIFSFTLDGAAHPHDISTVLDKKGVAVRAGQHCAQPLMEHMGINATCRASFGMYNTEGEVDKLVEALELCHELFA, from the coding sequence ATGTATGACGTCCAAAAAATACGGGCTGATTTTCCCATTCTGGCCCGAACGGTGAACGGCAAGCCGTTGGTTTATCTAGACAATGGTGCCTCTGCACAAAAACCTCAGGTCGTGATCGATGCCGTGACGCAAGCCTATGCGCATGAATATGCGAACGTGCACCGTGGGCTGCACTTCCTTTCCAACTTGGCGACGGACAAGTACGAAGCCGTTCGTGGCAAGATCGCCGGATTTCTCAGTGCGGGATCAGAGGACGAGATCATCTTCAATTCTGGCACGACTGAGGGGATCAACATGGTCGCCTACGGCTGGGCCGAGCCGCGGATGGAAGCGGGGGATGAGATCATCCTTAGTGTGATGGAGCACCACGCCAACATCGTGCCATGGCATTTCCTGCGGGAACGACAAGGCGTGAAGCTGGTCTGGGTCGATGTCGACGCGAATGGGGATCTCGACCCGCAAAAGGTCATTGACGCCATCACACCGCGCACCAAACTGATTGCGGTCACGCATATGTCGAACGTGCTCGGAACCGTGGTGGACGTAAAATCCATTTGTGACGCTGCGCGCGCACGCGGCGTGCCGGTGCTTGTTGACGGTTCGCAAGCAGCGGTGCACATGCCCGTCAATGTGCAAGAAATCGGCTGCGATTTTTATCCCGTCACGGGGCACAAGCTGTATGGCCCATCAGGGTCCGGTGCCATTTACGTCAAATCCGAACGAATGGCCGAGATGCGGCCCTTCCTCGGCGGTGGCGACATGATCCGCGATGTGCACAAGGATGACGTGATCTATAACGACGCACCAATGAAATTCGAAGCCGGTACACCTGGAATTGTTCAGATGATCGGGCTTGGCGTCGCGGTTGACTACATGACCGGCATTGGCATGGAGAATATTGCCACGCATGAGCGTGCCCTGCGCGACTATGCAAGATCAAAGCTGGATGGATTGAACTGGTTGAATGTTCAGGGCCAGTCCGCCGGTAAGGGCGCGATCTTCTCCTTCACCTTGGATGGGGCGGCGCATCCGCATGACATCTCGACAGTCCTGGATAAGAAAGGTGTGGCGGTTCGGGCCGGACAGCACTGCGCGCAGCCTTTGATGGAGCACATGGGGATCAATGCCACCTGCCGCGCGTCCTTCGGAATGTACAACACTGAAGGCGAAGTCGATAAGCTGGTCGAAGCGCTGGAACTTTGTCACGAGCTGTTTGCCTAA
- a CDS encoding TauD/TfdA family dioxygenase codes for MTYNVIRASEIGTKTVTPAILADIRSQLHKYGWSLLRGFEMDMQTFSDMTSKLCKTITFDPARENTEKNTQKVDAGLGPIGLHIENGNTPVCPDVVAFYSTKAAFEGSQTTICDGRKLLEEFTDDQQARWSQRMKVQRTLPEQLWKRYLANEHPAISRPEEVTHEHILQFKAAIPDQDFSLNDDGSLEYSLKVSPVRASSMSGGMAFANAILGPSHNYEPPVYTLDDGSIISSAEIEDLRVIAERCTIEINWQDGDVAVIDNTRVMHGRRAIKDVDRQLFIGMGRV; via the coding sequence ATGACTTACAACGTTATCCGAGCCTCAGAAATCGGCACCAAGACTGTCACCCCTGCCATTCTTGCAGACATCCGAAGCCAGCTCCACAAATACGGCTGGTCGCTATTACGCGGTTTTGAGATGGACATGCAGACATTTAGCGACATGACATCAAAGCTATGCAAAACGATCACCTTTGATCCTGCGCGCGAAAACACAGAGAAAAACACACAGAAGGTGGATGCTGGACTTGGCCCCATCGGGCTTCACATCGAAAACGGAAATACCCCTGTCTGCCCGGATGTGGTTGCATTCTACAGTACCAAAGCCGCATTCGAGGGCTCTCAAACAACGATTTGCGACGGACGGAAGTTGCTTGAAGAGTTTACCGATGACCAACAGGCCCGCTGGTCACAACGCATGAAGGTTCAACGAACGCTGCCTGAGCAATTGTGGAAGCGCTATCTGGCCAACGAGCATCCTGCGATCAGCCGACCCGAAGAAGTCACCCACGAGCACATTCTTCAGTTCAAAGCTGCGATCCCCGATCAGGACTTTTCGTTGAACGATGATGGGTCCCTTGAATACAGCCTGAAGGTTTCCCCGGTTCGCGCGTCTTCCATGTCAGGCGGAATGGCTTTTGCGAACGCCATTCTTGGCCCATCGCACAACTACGAACCACCAGTCTACACTCTTGACGATGGCTCGATTATTTCATCGGCCGAGATTGAAGATCTTCGCGTCATAGCCGAGCGCTGCACCATAGAGATCAACTGGCAGGACGGGGATGTAGCTGTAATTGACAACACCCGTGTCATGCACGGTCGCCGCGCGATTAAAGACGTGGATCGTCAATTGTTCATAGGGATGGGCCGCGTCTAA
- a CDS encoding Yip1 family protein, with protein MLAVLLQLVGETLRRPSQAAETVLNFKLERGTLWLTLALVSIVSVLFNALTMAFVPPEMVANQGALPTSPFLLVLVIWGLLVLSVFFTHYISRAFDGAGTLDGSLITVIWMQIVLLVLQVFQIALFIIAPIVAVLFGWVAAAYVFYVFLQFVRVLHGFRSLGLVLAGAIVAILGLSVGIAAAIGMIAALFGLELGANV; from the coding sequence ATGTTGGCCGTTTTGCTTCAACTGGTCGGTGAGACCCTGCGCCGACCGAGTCAGGCGGCCGAAACCGTGCTGAATTTCAAACTCGAGCGCGGAACGCTTTGGTTGACGTTGGCCTTGGTGTCCATTGTCTCGGTGCTGTTTAACGCACTGACGATGGCGTTCGTCCCGCCCGAGATGGTAGCGAACCAAGGCGCGTTGCCCACCAGTCCGTTCCTGTTGGTGCTGGTGATCTGGGGCTTATTGGTTCTGTCAGTTTTCTTCACCCACTATATTTCGCGGGCCTTTGACGGTGCAGGCACGTTGGATGGCAGTTTGATAACAGTCATCTGGATGCAGATTGTTCTGCTGGTTTTGCAGGTCTTCCAGATCGCGTTGTTTATCATCGCACCCATCGTCGCCGTTCTGTTCGGCTGGGTCGCCGCCGCTTATGTGTTTTATGTATTCCTTCAGTTTGTAAGGGTTCTCCATGGTTTCAGATCGCTCGGACTGGTTCTCGCAGGTGCGATTGTAGCGATCTTGGGGCTGAGCGTTGGTATCGCTGCCGCCATCGGAATGATTGCAGCACTTTTCGGATTGGAGCTGGGTGCAAATGTATGA
- a CDS encoding cysteine desulfurase family protein produces the protein MGRVYLDHNATVPLRQAARDAMIAAMDVAGNPSSVHAEGRAAKAVVERARMQVSDALGASGADIVFTSSATEAAALACAGRGLKSAAVEHDAVGAWTSCDLPVDAHGLVSVVDPANSTLQLANSETGVVQQLPEGLAVSDMTQAFGKLPMAFSWSGAQMALVSAHKLGGPKGIGALVLRQGLDVEPRIKGGGQEMGRRSGTENVIGIAGFGAATAAAAQDLADGVWDRVAELRNILEKAIEVSAKNTIFVGNESNRLPNTSCFATPGWKGETQVMAMDLAGFAVSAGSACSSGKVKASKTVAAMGFDESVATSTLRVSLGPDTTEEQILRFADAWLKAERKFHAKAA, from the coding sequence ATGGGCCGTGTCTATCTCGACCATAACGCCACCGTGCCGTTGAGGCAGGCCGCACGCGACGCAATGATCGCGGCGATGGATGTGGCAGGCAATCCGTCCTCGGTCCATGCCGAGGGGCGTGCTGCCAAGGCGGTCGTCGAACGTGCGCGAATGCAAGTCTCGGATGCACTCGGGGCCTCTGGGGCAGATATCGTATTTACCTCGTCCGCGACCGAAGCTGCGGCATTGGCCTGTGCGGGCAGGGGCCTCAAAAGCGCCGCGGTGGAGCATGATGCCGTCGGGGCATGGACATCGTGCGACCTGCCTGTAGATGCGCACGGGCTGGTTTCCGTGGTCGATCCCGCAAATAGCACGTTGCAGCTCGCCAATTCCGAAACGGGTGTTGTACAGCAACTTCCAGAAGGCTTGGCAGTGTCCGACATGACGCAGGCTTTCGGCAAGCTTCCTATGGCGTTCTCATGGTCTGGTGCGCAGATGGCGCTGGTCTCAGCCCATAAGCTGGGTGGTCCTAAAGGCATCGGGGCGTTGGTCTTGCGCCAAGGGCTGGATGTTGAACCGCGCATCAAGGGCGGCGGGCAGGAAATGGGGCGCAGGTCTGGCACAGAAAACGTTATCGGAATTGCCGGTTTTGGGGCCGCCACCGCTGCTGCGGCGCAAGATTTGGCTGACGGGGTCTGGGATCGGGTTGCAGAACTTAGAAATATTCTAGAAAAGGCCATTGAGGTCAGCGCAAAGAATACTATTTTTGTCGGGAATGAGTCGAACAGGTTGCCCAATACCTCGTGTTTCGCAACTCCGGGCTGGAAGGGCGAAACACAAGTGATGGCTATGGACTTGGCCGGCTTCGCGGTTTCCGCGGGATCGGCTTGTTCAAGTGGCAAGGTGAAGGCCAGCAAGACCGTGGCGGCCATGGGGTTTGACGAGAGTGTAGCGACAAGCACGTTGCGCGTTTCGCTGGGGCCCGACACGACCGAAGAACAGATCCTTCGCTTCGCAGATGCGTGGCTGAAGGCGGAACGAAAATTTCACGCCAAGGCGGCGTGA
- the sufB gene encoding Fe-S cluster assembly protein SufB codes for MSLEEVVDNVKEGVDQDTVDAVREVGGKYKYGWNTEIEMDYAPKGLSEDIVRLISEKNGEPEWMLEWRLQAYARWLQMTEPTWAMVHYPKIDFQDQYYYASPKSMADKPKSLDDVDPKLLETYKKLGIPLKEQMILAGVEGAEDLTDAPRKVAVDAVFDSVSVGTTFQAELKSKGVIFCSISEAIKEHPELVKKYLGSVVPQSDNFYATLNSAVFSDGSFVYIPPGVRCPMELSTYFRINAENTGQFERTLIIADKESYVSYLEGCTAPMRDTNQLHAAVVELVLLDDAEIKYSTVQNWYPGDEEGKGGIYNFVTKRADCRGDRSKVMWTQVETGSAVTWKYPSCILRGDDSQGEFYSIAIANHMQQADTGTKMIHLGKRTKSRIVSKGISAGKAQNTYRGLVSMHPKAKDSRNYTQCDSLLIGDKCGAHTVPYIEVKNNSSRVEHEATTSKVDDDQVFYCRQRGMDEEEAVALIVNGFAKEVLQALPMEFAMEAQQLVAISLEGSVG; via the coding sequence ATGTCGCTTGAGGAAGTCGTAGACAACGTCAAAGAGGGCGTAGATCAGGACACCGTGGATGCCGTTCGCGAAGTGGGCGGCAAGTATAAATACGGCTGGAACACCGAGATCGAGATGGACTACGCGCCGAAAGGTTTGAGCGAAGACATCGTGCGTCTCATCTCCGAAAAAAACGGGGAGCCGGAATGGATGCTGGAATGGCGTCTTCAGGCCTATGCGCGGTGGTTGCAGATGACCGAGCCGACATGGGCGATGGTTCATTATCCCAAGATCGACTTCCAAGATCAGTACTACTACGCCTCGCCGAAATCTATGGCAGACAAGCCAAAGTCACTGGACGATGTGGATCCCAAGCTGCTGGAAACATATAAAAAGCTTGGCATTCCGTTAAAAGAGCAGATGATTCTTGCGGGTGTCGAAGGTGCAGAAGATCTGACGGACGCACCGCGCAAAGTCGCTGTGGACGCTGTTTTCGATTCCGTCTCTGTTGGCACGACGTTCCAAGCAGAGTTGAAATCGAAGGGCGTCATCTTTTGCTCCATTTCGGAGGCGATCAAAGAGCATCCCGAGCTGGTGAAAAAATACCTTGGCTCCGTCGTGCCTCAAAGCGACAACTTCTACGCAACGCTAAACTCTGCAGTCTTCTCGGACGGGTCTTTTGTCTACATTCCGCCGGGCGTTCGCTGCCCGATGGAACTGTCGACCTATTTCCGCATCAATGCTGAGAACACGGGCCAGTTCGAGCGCACGCTGATCATCGCGGACAAGGAGTCCTATGTGTCTTACCTTGAGGGCTGCACGGCGCCGATGCGCGACACCAACCAGCTTCACGCCGCAGTGGTAGAATTAGTGCTGCTCGACGACGCCGAGATTAAGTATTCCACCGTTCAGAACTGGTATCCGGGTGATGAAGAGGGCAAGGGCGGCATCTACAACTTCGTCACCAAACGTGCGGATTGCCGCGGCGATCGCTCGAAGGTGATGTGGACACAGGTCGAAACCGGCTCTGCCGTGACGTGGAAATACCCGTCCTGCATCCTGCGCGGCGACGACAGCCAAGGCGAATTCTATTCTATCGCCATCGCAAACCACATGCAGCAGGCCGATACCGGCACCAAGATGATCCATCTTGGCAAGCGAACCAAGTCACGCATCGTGTCCAAGGGCATTTCGGCTGGCAAGGCGCAGAACACCTATCGTGGTCTGGTGTCTATGCACCCGAAAGCCAAGGATTCCCGGAATTACACGCAATGCGACAGCCTGTTGATTGGCGACAAATGTGGCGCACACACGGTCCCCTATATCGAGGTGAAGAACAACTCGAGCCGTGTGGAGCATGAGGCGACAACGTCCAAAGTGGACGACGATCAGGTCTTCTACTGCCGCCAACGCGGCATGGACGAGGAAGAGGCGGTCGCACTGATTGTGAACGGCTTCGCCAAGGAAGTGCTGCAAGCGCTGCCGATGGAATTTGCCATGGAAGCACAGCAATTGGTCGCAATCTCGCTGGAAGGATCCGTCGGGTAA
- a CDS encoding Rrf2 family transcriptional regulator — translation MKLSTKGRYAMVALADLAQSAGDGLVSLGEISKRQDVSLPYLEQLFVKLRRAGLVESVRGPGGGYRLAKSPDAIRVSEVLAAVDETVSAMHTGAGASGASSGSKAQSMTNRLWESLSAHVYVFLHQTRLSDVIENDLTPCPAVPTLFTVVDET, via the coding sequence ATGAAACTCAGCACAAAGGGCCGTTATGCAATGGTCGCCTTGGCTGACCTCGCACAAAGTGCCGGTGATGGGCTCGTGTCTTTGGGCGAGATTTCCAAACGACAAGACGTGTCGCTGCCCTATCTGGAGCAGCTTTTCGTCAAACTACGTCGTGCTGGGCTGGTTGAATCCGTGCGCGGGCCGGGGGGCGGATATCGTCTTGCCAAGTCGCCTGATGCCATTCGAGTTTCTGAAGTTTTGGCGGCAGTCGATGAAACGGTAAGCGCAATGCACACCGGCGCGGGCGCATCCGGCGCGTCGTCGGGGTCAAAAGCGCAAAGCATGACAAACCGTTTGTGGGAAAGCCTGTCGGCACATGTCTACGTGTTCTTGCATCAGACCAGATTATCCGACGTCATCGAGAATGATCTGACACCCTGTCCCGCTGTGCCGACCTTGTTCACAGTCGTCGACGAAACCTGA
- the sufD gene encoding Fe-S cluster assembly protein SufD, protein MRWPEMSAAEKLSTVASRQLPSGQGAWAQLAREAAEQRLNTMALPGRRDEYWKYTNPTSLTDVVAPEADVLVSDEAPIFGDVDSLRVVFVDGVFDADASDDLALEGLEISRLEEAAQSDIHWAKDVYGVLETNGQNPVSRPLAAANTAFATDGLLIRVTSKVSKPVHMSYLHKSKSSDAILHHVVKVEAGAELTLIETGPAAARFNKCLEVDIADTAAFHHVRAQGRDHERRAATHIFARLGKESTFKSFTLTVNGVLTRNECVIELTGDDAVAHIAGAAVGDGDFLHDDTVFITHDAVNCESRQVFKKVLRNGATGVFQGKILVKPGAQKTDGYQISQSLLLDDDSQFFAKPELEIYADDVACSHGSTSGAIDEDALFYLRSRGVSAGDAQDLLVLAFLREALEEIEDDDLAEDLSIRLEAWLARRRR, encoded by the coding sequence CTGAGGTGGCCTGAGATGAGTGCCGCTGAAAAACTATCCACCGTCGCATCGCGCCAGCTGCCCAGCGGGCAGGGCGCGTGGGCGCAGCTTGCCCGTGAGGCCGCTGAGCAGCGGCTCAACACGATGGCTCTTCCGGGTCGTCGTGACGAGTACTGGAAATACACCAATCCAACCAGCTTGACCGATGTCGTGGCACCAGAAGCCGATGTGCTTGTATCGGACGAGGCTCCAATTTTCGGCGATGTTGACTCGTTGCGCGTCGTCTTTGTTGATGGTGTTTTTGATGCAGATGCGTCGGACGATCTGGCACTGGAAGGCTTGGAAATCTCGCGGCTGGAAGAGGCCGCACAGTCCGATATCCATTGGGCGAAAGACGTATATGGCGTTCTCGAAACCAACGGTCAAAACCCTGTTTCGCGCCCCTTGGCCGCAGCGAACACGGCTTTTGCAACGGATGGCCTTCTGATCCGTGTGACAAGCAAGGTCAGCAAACCTGTGCACATGTCTTACCTGCACAAATCAAAATCCTCGGATGCGATTTTGCATCACGTGGTTAAGGTAGAGGCGGGCGCAGAGCTTACATTGATCGAGACCGGCCCAGCGGCTGCCCGCTTCAACAAATGCCTCGAGGTCGACATTGCTGACACAGCCGCATTTCACCATGTGCGTGCGCAAGGTCGCGACCATGAGCGCCGCGCGGCCACGCATATCTTCGCGCGTTTGGGCAAGGAGAGCACGTTCAAGAGCTTCACGCTCACTGTGAATGGTGTGCTGACCCGCAACGAATGCGTGATCGAGCTGACCGGTGACGACGCAGTTGCACATATTGCGGGTGCTGCTGTCGGGGACGGGGATTTCCTGCACGATGACACCGTTTTCATCACCCATGACGCAGTGAATTGCGAAAGCCGGCAGGTCTTCAAAAAAGTTCTGCGGAATGGTGCGACAGGGGTATTTCAAGGCAAAATTCTGGTGAAACCAGGCGCGCAAAAAACTGATGGATACCAAATTAGTCAGTCCTTGCTTCTGGATGATGACAGTCAGTTCTTTGCCAAGCCAGAACTTGAAATCTATGCCGACGATGTGGCGTGTTCTCACGGCTCTACGTCCGGCGCGATTGACGAGGACGCCTTGTTTTATCTGCGGTCTCGCGGTGTGTCGGCAGGTGATGCTCAGGATCTTCTCGTTCTGGCATTTCTGCGCGAAGCTTTGGAAGAGATTGAGGATGACGATTTGGCCGAGGACCTGTCGATCCGTCTTGAGGCCTGGCTCGCGCGGCGTCGCAGATAG
- a CDS encoding YIP1 family protein, whose product MSTAQAIFSSYRAPRVVARRFRDAGADEGTGLGWLFAACILFFIARLPDLARTSHLSDGEVPLFGLALGTFFGTMLLAPIFFYIVASLSHVIARFFGAQGSMTDARLAMFWGLLASAPLVLFQGLVAALIGPGPQAGLVALLSFLVFLWVWINSLIELERAR is encoded by the coding sequence ATGTCGACGGCGCAGGCCATATTCAGCAGCTACCGTGCGCCGCGTGTTGTCGCGCGCAGGTTTCGCGATGCTGGCGCGGATGAGGGTACAGGATTGGGTTGGCTCTTTGCCGCCTGCATCCTGTTTTTCATCGCGCGGTTGCCAGACCTCGCACGGACCTCGCACCTGAGCGACGGAGAGGTGCCGTTGTTTGGACTAGCGCTAGGGACATTCTTCGGAACCATGCTGCTGGCGCCGATTTTTTTCTATATCGTCGCGAGCCTCAGCCATGTCATTGCACGCTTCTTTGGCGCTCAGGGCAGTATGACGGATGCGAGGTTGGCAATGTTTTGGGGGCTTTTAGCGTCCGCGCCGCTGGTTCTGTTTCAGGGCCTCGTTGCGGCACTGATCGGGCCGGGGCCACAAGCGGGCCTCGTGGCGCTTTTGTCGTTCCTGGTGTTTCTTTGGGTCTGGATTAATAGCCTGATCGAACTGGAAAGGGCGCGCTGA